Proteins found in one Solitalea lacus genomic segment:
- a CDS encoding methyltransferase RsmF C-terminal domain-like protein → MKLPPPFKLRMTEFLGPELDQFIEALSSESPVSIRINQYKYPFDIAFKSIPWTQTGYYLPARPLFTADPLLHGGGYYVQEASSMFLEQAILQALPEREGLNVLDLCAAPGGKSTHLASLFSNGLLVSNEVIKSRVTILAENIQKWGTGNVVVTNNDPKDFKEVKSFFDCIVVDAPCSGEGMFRKNQNAIGEWSEENVQLCAQRQKRILADIWPALKPGGILVYSTCTYSLEENEHNLAWVCDQYDAENVKLNLNPDWCVKETEYSKCIGYRFYPHKAEGEGFFLAVVRKKGGTQNEFKFPKKRGKTTLIPMDDKSGMFNEILNNFDQWKLYAKGEEVMAFPALKTREIEYLFDALDVNYAGVSIGQVTKKELRPDHALALFIGLNDKYFPEISVTKEDALKFLRKDDLVFSNAQDGWNRILYNGLGLGWVKKVGHRFNNYYPKEWRIRLAMDKLQ, encoded by the coding sequence ATGAAACTACCTCCTCCATTTAAATTACGCATGACTGAATTTTTGGGCCCGGAACTCGATCAATTTATTGAGGCTTTGAGTTCAGAGTCGCCCGTTAGCATTCGCATTAATCAATATAAATACCCTTTTGATATTGCTTTCAAATCAATACCCTGGACACAAACAGGATATTATTTGCCCGCTCGGCCCTTGTTTACTGCAGATCCCTTATTGCATGGTGGAGGATATTATGTACAAGAGGCAAGTTCTATGTTTCTTGAGCAGGCAATTTTACAAGCCTTGCCAGAGCGCGAAGGCTTAAATGTTCTTGATTTATGTGCAGCACCTGGAGGGAAGTCAACTCATTTGGCCTCGCTATTTTCCAACGGATTGTTAGTGTCAAATGAAGTTATCAAAAGCAGGGTTACCATTTTGGCTGAGAATATTCAAAAGTGGGGCACCGGGAATGTTGTTGTTACCAATAACGATCCAAAGGACTTTAAAGAAGTCAAATCTTTTTTTGATTGTATTGTTGTTGATGCACCTTGTTCAGGAGAAGGCATGTTTCGTAAGAATCAGAACGCAATAGGAGAGTGGTCAGAAGAAAATGTACAATTGTGCGCTCAGCGTCAAAAAAGGATTTTGGCTGATATTTGGCCTGCTTTAAAACCTGGAGGCATTTTGGTTTACAGTACTTGCACATATAGTTTGGAGGAAAACGAACATAATCTTGCATGGGTTTGCGATCAGTATGATGCTGAAAATGTAAAGCTTAATTTAAATCCGGACTGGTGTGTGAAGGAAACGGAATACTCAAAATGTATCGGATATCGTTTTTATCCACATAAAGCAGAAGGTGAAGGTTTCTTCTTAGCGGTGGTAAGAAAAAAAGGCGGGACTCAGAATGAATTTAAGTTTCCCAAAAAACGAGGTAAAACCACGTTAATTCCAATGGATGATAAGTCAGGCATGTTTAATGAGATCTTAAATAACTTTGATCAATGGAAGTTGTATGCCAAAGGTGAAGAAGTTATGGCGTTTCCTGCTTTAAAAACTAGAGAGATCGAGTATCTTTTTGATGCTCTTGATGTTAATTATGCAGGGGTGTCAATAGGTCAAGTTACAAAGAAAGAGTTACGGCCAGATCATGCACTGGCATTATTTATTGGTTTAAATGATAAGTATTTTCCTGAGATATCTGTAACTAAAGAAGATGCATTAAAATTCTTACGTAAGGATGATCTGGTGTTTAGTAATGCACAAGACGGATGGAATAGAATTTTGTATAATGGATTAGGATTAGGATGGGTTAAAAAAGTGGGACACCGTTTTAATAATTATTACCCTAAAGAATGGCGTATTCGTTTAGCAATGGATAAACTGCAATGA
- a CDS encoding (Fe-S)-binding protein, protein MNELHIKTMADYMAAGEEPEILFWVGCAGSFDERAQKITKAVATILNNIGIKFAILGTEESCTGDPAKRAGNEFLFQMMAMTNIELLNAYNIKKIVTACPHCFNTLKNEYPGLGGNYEVIHHSQLIQQFINEGRLKIENGETFKGKKITYHDPCYLGRANGVYEAPRAVIEQLDAELTEMKRCRSNGLCCGAGGAQMFKEPEKGNKDINIERTEEALALKPDVIAVSCPFCMTMIRDGVKLAEKEEIVQVLDIAEIATKANGWT, encoded by the coding sequence CATGGCCGATTATATGGCCGCAGGGGAAGAGCCTGAAATATTATTTTGGGTTGGTTGTGCAGGAAGTTTTGATGAACGCGCGCAAAAAATCACAAAAGCAGTTGCCACAATTTTAAATAACATAGGAATCAAATTTGCCATTTTAGGGACAGAAGAAAGCTGCACCGGCGACCCTGCAAAACGTGCCGGCAATGAGTTTCTGTTTCAAATGATGGCGATGACAAATATCGAGTTGTTAAATGCCTATAATATCAAAAAAATAGTAACGGCTTGCCCACATTGCTTCAACACACTTAAAAACGAATATCCAGGCTTAGGAGGCAATTACGAAGTAATTCACCACTCTCAACTCATTCAACAGTTCATTAATGAGGGGCGTCTTAAAATTGAAAATGGAGAGACGTTTAAAGGAAAAAAGATCACCTATCATGACCCTTGTTATTTAGGCAGAGCAAACGGCGTTTATGAAGCTCCGCGTGCTGTGATTGAACAGTTGGACGCAGAACTAACAGAAATGAAGCGCTGCAGAAGCAACGGTTTATGCTGTGGAGCCGGCGGCGCACAAATGTTTAAGGAACCTGAAAAAGGCAATAAAGACATTAATATTGAACGTACAGAAGAAGCATTAGCATTAAAGCCTGATGTTATTGCTGTATCATGCCCATTTTGCATGACTATGATCAGAGATGGGGTAAAACTAGCAGAAAAGGAAGAGATAGTGCAAGTATTGGATATTGCAGAAATTGCTACCAAGGCAAACGGCTGGACCTAA